One genomic segment of Mytilus trossulus isolate FHL-02 chromosome 4, PNRI_Mtr1.1.1.hap1, whole genome shotgun sequence includes these proteins:
- the LOC134714046 gene encoding ctenidin-1-like, with amino-acid sequence MQFSIALCLLLAAVCTNASYQKCWGKGCGGYGGGYGGGYGGGWGGLGGLGGGWGKGGGYGGWGLGGGYGGWGIGGGYGGWGKGGGYGGWGLGGGYGGWGKGGGYGGWGLGGGYGGWGKGGGWGIGGGYGGWGVGGGYGGIGGGYGGGYGAVVLKGKGSYY; translated from the coding sequence ATGCAGTTCTCCATTGCTCTATGTTTACTTTTGGCAGCTGTCTGCACCAATGCCTCATACCAAAAATGTTGGGGTAAAGGCTGTGGTGGATATGGTGGCGGATACGGTGGTGGATATGGAGGTGGATGGGGAGGACTAGGTGGCTTAGGAGGTGGATGGGGCAAAGGAGGAGGATATGGAGGATGGGGACTAGGAGGAGGATATGGAGGTTGGGGTATAGGAGGTGGATACGGAGGATGGGGTAAAGGAGGTGGATACGGAGGATGGGGTCTAGGAGGTGGATACGGAGGATGGGGTAAAGGAGGTGGATACGGAGGATGGGGTCTAGGAGGTGGATACGGAGGATGGGGCAAAGGAGGGGGATGGGGCATTGGAGGTGGATATGGAGGATGGGGTGTAGGAGGCGGATACGGAGGAATCGGAGGTGGATACGGAGGCGGATACGGAGCAGTTGTACTTAAAGGAAAAGGATCATACTATTAA
- the LOC134716713 gene encoding fibropellin-3-like: MFPSHYAFILTLIEFSNTNLAAVEVPWKIQRSEAHSFLKVPTRNKRSNPDCANIEGYCEHHLSSCREHYEVSREMFCRTNNTCTSTQLCYLVTPCPKHFKTGCHEKNCTSSPCQNGGVCEDKFNDYRCYRHGFTGKHSEIDINECASNPCQNRGTCKDHANGYSCSCVPGYIGINCEKDFNECESNPCQNGGTCTDHLNRYSCLCMQGYTGVNCQTDIDECGSNPCQHGGRCIDHVNRYRCLCVPGYIGLRCQTGICFY, encoded by the exons ATGTTCCCTTCTCATTACGCATTTATCTTGACTCTAATAG AATTTTCCAACACGAACCTCGCAGCGGTAGAAGTACCGTGGAAAATACAACGAAGTGAGGCACACTCATTCCTTAAAGTTCCAACTAGAAACAAACGGAGCAATCCTGATTGTGCTAATATCGAAGGTTACTGTGAACATCACTTATCAAGCTGCAGG GAGCACTATGAAGTTTCACGAGAAATGTTTTGCAGAACAAATAATACCTGTACATCTACACAATTGTGTTATCTGGTAACACCCTGTCCAAAGCATTTCAAAACAGGCTGTCATG aaaaaaattgtacatcTAGCCCGTGCCAAAATGGTGGTGTTTGTGAAGACAAGTTTAATGACTACAGGTGTTACCGCCATGGGTTTACTGGAAAGCATAGCGAAATAG ATATAAATGAATGCGCATCTAATCCTTGTCAAAACAGAGGAACTTGTAAAGATCACGCCAATGGATACAGCTGTTCTTGTGTTCCTGGATATATTGGTATAAATTGTGAAAAAG ACTTTAACGAATGCGAATCCAACCCGTGTCAAAATGGCGGAACGTGTACTGACCACTTGAACAGATACAGTTGTTTATGTATGCAAGGCTATACTGGAGTCAATTGTCAAACAG ACATAGATGAATGTGGATCAAATCCATGTCAACATGGCGGACGTTGTATAGATCACGTTAACAGATACCGTTGCTTATGTGTTCCTGGATATATTGGTTTAAGATGTCAGACAGGTATCTGTTTTTATTAA
- the LOC134714047 gene encoding ctenidin-1-like, with the protein MQFSIALGLLLAAVCTNASYQKCWGKGCGGYGGGYGGGYGGGWGGAYGGVGGWGGGWGKGGGYGLGGGYGGWGLGGGYGGWGKGGGYGGWGLGGGVGVWGLGVGYGGWGKGGGWGLGGGYGGWGKGGGWGIGGGYGGWGLGGGYGGIGGGYGGGYGAVVLKGKGSYY; encoded by the coding sequence ATGCAGTTCTCCATTGCTCTAGGTTTACTATTGGCAGCTGTCTGCACCAATGCCTCATACCAAAAATGTTGGGGTAAAGGCTGTGGTGGATATGGTGGCGGATACGGTGGTGGATATGGAGGTGGATGGGGAGGTGCATATGGAGGTGTTGGTGGCTGGGGAGGAGGATGGGGTAAAGGAGGAGGATATGGCCTAGGAGGTGGATACGGAGGATGGGGTCTAGGAGGTGGATACGGAGGATGGGGTAAAGGAGGTGGATATGGAGGATGGGGTCTAGGAGGTGGAGTTGGAGTATGGGGCCTCGGAGTTGGATATGGTGGATGGGGCAAAGGAGGTGGATGGGGCCTTGGAGGTGGATATGGAGGATGGGGTAAAGGAGGTGGATGGGGTATTGGAGGTGGATATGGAGGATGGGGCCTAGGAGGTGGATATGGAGGAATCGGAGGTGGATACGGTGGTGGATACGGAGCTGTTGTACTTAAAGGAAAAGGATCATACTATTAA
- the LOC134714048 gene encoding transmembrane cell adhesion receptor mua-3-like: protein MCICVLGYTGVNCQTDINECASNPCANGGSCTDHVNRYTCSCVPGYIGSNCQTDFDECHSNPCMNTGSCNNLINSYRCDCTDRYEGDICQTDCRPGPADIVFIIDTSSSLETNINKSLSFITEFIKRIPIGKDDFQVGVITYNFDATVLFDLDDYTSTSDMVAKLQHIKGENGATFTSPALKKAKEMLTNKSFGSRRISNFIILLYDGLSTDSNDAVNEATIINSIGGRIITVAVGQSISYSEMLAISREQYYTFSTSVLDDMLNGILKETVPGNCTDCYMVTESQVILLLDTNNNQTRDDYNKRLTASRRTVEQIKTYNPNAEIGMFSYSDEVEQVFNLSWSSDIDELIAAALQVRIDKATAISNTSHALKHIRESNLFNSSRNLVVLFSNAIWNNQAEIDLEIQLSKQQDIHIFGVAAGEDCNKDNLGGVLNDPSFMFYVDDDDFTSLTSLAAITKYNNCIDDIFKKRQ from the exons ATGTGTATATGTGTTTTAGGATATACAGGAGTAAATTGTCAAACAG atattaaTGAATGTGCGTCAAACCCCTGCGCTAATGGCGGAAGTTGTACAGATCACGTGAACCGATATACTTGTTCATGCGTACCTGGGTATATAGGATCTAACTGCCAGACAG ATTTTGATGAATGCCATTCCAATCCATGCATGAATACTGGATCCTGTAATAATTTAATCAACAGCTACAGATGTGACTGCACAGATAGATACGAAGGCGATATTTGTCAAACAG ATTGCAGACCTGGTCCTGCAGACATTGTATTTATCATTGACACATCGTCCAGCTTAgaaacaaatatcaacaaaagtCTTAGTTTCATAACTGAATTCATAAAAAGAATACCAATTGGAAAAGATGACTTTCAAGTGGGTGTTATCACATATAATTTTGATGCAACTGTACTTTTTGATCTTGATGATTATACATCTACATCTGATATGGTTGCCAAACTTCAGCATATTAAAGGGGAAAATGGTGCCACATTTACATCACCAGCATTAAAGAAGGCAAAAGAG ATGTTAACCAACAAATCATTTGGATCACGTAGAATATCTAACTTCATAATATTGCTCTACGACGGTTTGTCAACAGACAGTAATGACGCTGTAAATGAGGCTACGATAATAAACTCTATTGGTGGACGTATCATTACTGTAGCTGTTGGTCAGTCTATATCCTACTCTGAGATGTTAGCGATTTCAAGGGAACAATATTACACATTCAGCACATCAGTTTTGGATGATATGTTAAATGGCATCTTGAAGGAAACTGTTCCAGGAAATTGTACAG ACTGTTATATGGTAACTGAATCACAGGTCATTCTCCTTCTGGATACTAACAATAACCAAACGAGAGACGATTACAATAAACGTCTTACAGCAAGTCGACGAACAGTAGAACAAATCAAAACTTACAATCCTAATGCAGAAATAGGCATGTTTTCATATTCGGACGAAGTAGAACAAGTTTTTAATTTATCGTGGTCATCTGATATCGACGAGTTAATTGCCGCTGCATTGCAAGTCAGGATTGATAAAGCGACTGCGATTTCAAACACAAGTCATGCTTTAAAACATATTCGAGAAAGTAACTTATTTAACTCATCACGAAATCTTGTTGTGTTATTCTCTAACGCAATATGGAACAATCAAGCTGAAATCGACCTAGAGATTCAATTATCAAAACAACAAGACATTCACATCTTTGGTGTAGCAGCAGGAGAAGACTGTAACAAGGATAATCTTGGTGGTGTTTTAAACGATCCTAGCTTCATGTTTTATGTTGACGATGACGATTTCACGTCCTTAACGTCGCTAGCAGCAATAACAAAGTATAATAATTGCATtgatgacatttttaaaaagcgACAGTAA